In the genome of Capra hircus breed San Clemente chromosome 5, ASM170441v1, whole genome shotgun sequence, one region contains:
- the LRRC10 gene encoding leucine-rich repeat-containing protein 10, whose protein sequence is MRGEDTPQGRRSSPVVGGLRLAMGNTIRAFVAFIPADRCQNYVARDLREMPLDRMVDLSGNRLCRFPVHVCSFQELVKLYLSDNRLNSLPPELGQLQNLQILALDFNNFKALPQVVCTLKQLCILYLGNNKLCDLPRELSLLQNLRTLWVEANYLTKLPEVVCELSLLKTLHAGSNALRLLPGQLQRLRELRTIWLSGNLLTDFPPVLLHMPFLEVIDVDRNSIRYFPSLAHLSGLKLVIYDHNPCRNAPKVAKGVRRVGRWAEETPEPDPRKARRYALAREESQEAQLPALPPPLLPTNS, encoded by the coding sequence ATGAGAGGGGAAGACACGCCTCAGGGCAGACGCAGCAGCCCTGTGGTTGGTGGGCTGCGGCTTGCCATGGGGAACACCATCAGGGCCTTCGTGGCCTTCATCCCTGCTGACCGCTGCCAGAACTACGTGGCCAGAGACCTCCGGGAGATGCCGCTGGACAGGATGGTGGATCTGAGTGGGAACCGGCTATGCCGCTTCCCTGTGCATGTATGCTCCTTCCAGGAGCTGGTCAAGCTCTACCTGAGCGACAACCGCCTCAACAGCCTGCCTCCAGAGCTGGGGCAGCTGCAGAACCTGCAGATTCTGGCCCTGGATTTCAACAACTTCAAGGCTCTGCCACAGGTGGTGTGTACCTTGAAACAGCTCTGTATCCTCTACCTGGGCAACAACAAACTCTGTGATCTCCCCAGGGAGCTGAGCCTGCTCCAGAATCTCCGGACCCTGTGGGTCGAGGCCAATTATCTCACCAAGTTGCCGGAGGTGGTCTGTGAGCTGAGTCTCCTTAAGACGCTGCACGCTGGCTCCAACGCCCTGCGTCTGCTGCCAGGCCAGCTCCAGCGCCTCCGGGAGCTGAGGACCATCTGGCTCTCGGGTAACCTGCTGACAGACTTCCCCCCTGTGCTGCTTCACATGCCTTTCCTGGAGGTAATCGATGTGGACCGGAATAGCATCCGCTATTTCCCCAGCCTGGCCCACCTGTCGGGCCTGAAGCTGGTCATCTATGACCACAATCCTTGCAGGAATGCACCCAAGGTGGCCAAAGGGGTGCGTCGAGTGGGAAGATGGGCAGAGGAGACCCCAGAGCCTGACCCTAGAAAAGCCAGACGCTACGCGTTGGCCAGGGAGGAAAGCCAGGAGGCGCAGCTACCTGCCTTGCCTCCTCCACTTCTTCCTACCAACTCCTGA